From one Cyprinus carpio isolate SPL01 chromosome B3, ASM1834038v1, whole genome shotgun sequence genomic stretch:
- the stk17al gene encoding serine/threonine kinase 17a like: MMNRNGMVTKIRTRIRTDLFKNNYDLVGKELGRGKFAVVKKCVEKTTGKEHAAKFLRKRRKGQDCRGDILNEISVLESAEANPYVVALHEVYETTTEIILVLECAAGGEIFNQCVADNDEAFTEKDVIRLARQILMGVACLHQNNIVHLDLKPQNILLTSAQPLGDIRIVDFGLSRRVDIVSEVREILGTPEYVAPEVLDYEPISTATDMWSIGVLIYMMLTGESPFLGEEKQETFLNVSQVNVDYSQDVFQGISDLAVNFIQSLLIKNPRKRATVEQCLNHPWLRLDSLHHAVEAPLDEQEASQSESEPESPVPSPELVIPSYPTCPGQGELKTGRDTFSFTEPFPPRPEIKQELIC, encoded by the exons GGGCAAGTTTGCAGTAGTGAAGAAGTGTGTGGAGAAGACTACTGGCAAGGAGCACGCGGCGAAGTTCCTGCGGAAAAGGCGGAAGGGTCAGGACTGCCGCGGTGACATTCTGAACGAGATCTCAGTGCTGGAGTCAGCCGAGGCGAATCCCTATGTGGTGGCGCTGCACGAAGTCTACGAGACCACCACAGAGATCATCCTCGTATTAGAGTG tgctgCCGGGGGTGAAATTTTTAACCAGTGTGTTGCCGATAACGATGAGGCCTTCACAGAGAAAGACGTTATTCGATTGGCCAGGCAGATTCTGATGGGCGTGGCTTGTCTCCATCAAAACAACATAGTTCATTTGGACCTTAAG CCTCAGAACATCCTGTTGACAAGTGCTCAGCCGCTGGGTGACATCCGTATCGTCGACTTCGGCTTGTCTCGGCGGGTGGACATTGTGTCAGAGGTACGGGAGATCCTGGGCACTCCTGAGTATGTGG cTCCTGAGGTCCTGGACTATGAGCCCATCAGCACAGCTACTGACATGTG GAGCATTGGGGTGCTGATTTACATGATGCTCACAGGCGAGTCACCTTTTCTGGGAGAAGAAAAGCAGGAGACCTTCCTGAATGTGTCCCAGGTCAATGTGGACTACTCTCAGGACGTCTTTCAGGGCATCTCTGACCTCGCTGTGAATTTCATCCAGTCCCTGCTCATCAAAAACCCTAG AAAACGAGCAACAGTGGAACAGTGTTTAAATCATCCCTGGTTAAGGCTCGACTCTCTTCACCACGCTGTGGAAGCTCCTCTAGATGAACAAGAAGCCAGCCAATCCGAATCCGAGCCTGAAAGTCCCGTCCCTTCCCCAGAACTTGTCATTCCTTCATATCCCACCTGCCCAGGCCAGGGGGAGCTGAAGACAGGACGGGACACTTTCAGTTTCACAGAACCGTTTCCACCTCGCCCCGAGATAAAACAAGAGCTCATCTGTTAA